Part of the Cyprinus carpio isolate SPL01 chromosome A1, ASM1834038v1, whole genome shotgun sequence genome is shown below.
ATCGATGACACTGTCTTGGATGAGGACTATAGACCTGAGAAAGATGACAGCCCAGATAATGGTAGTGATACAGACACAGCTCAAGGAGCTGTCAGTGAAGGAGATGCAGGAGATGTACTTGAAACTTCTGCTGTTCAACGTCATAGGCGCCCAAGGCCAGATATGTGGAAGCGAGAGCTGATAAAGTAGAAGCGTCTTAAGGGGAGAATTACAAGAATCCAATGGGACAGGAGAGACCACCAAAGACCATGGGCCCACCCTGCACATCACAGCACTGCTTAAAGTCAGAGAAACGAAATTGTGAACTACTGACTGAAGAGCATagaacagatatcttcaacaatTTCTGGTCCATGCCTTTCTGGGAGACACGCAAGCTGTATATCCAGACTCCAGTCCAAAATGTGCCCATAAAACAGAAGAAAGGTGGTGTTGCATCAAGGAGAACAACGTCCCTATTATACCACCTGCAACTGGCAGATAGACGTAAACTACCTGTGTGTAAGAATCTTTTCTGTTCAACACTTGGCATCGCCCCCAGAACCATCGGATCATGGTTAAAATCCAAAACTGATCCGTGTAAAACCCAAGATCAACAAGACTGGCCCATGTGTGCCCATATCAGATGTTGACCAGACCTTCCTGAAAGAATGGCTCTCTGGACTGCCTACAGTCCCATCCCATTACTGCCGTCAGGTTCCCTCCTATCAGGAAAAAGAAGTTCCTGGAGCCGGGGAACAGTTCTAAGTGATCTTCACAAGGAATATCAGAAAGCTGCTGTTGAAAATGGAGCGCGTGCTGTGAGTGAGACATATTTTCGAAATGTGTTCAGTGAGCCGAATTACTCCGTGTTCATACCAAAAAAAGACGAGTGTGATGTATGTGTCAGCACCAAGGTAGGAAATACAGATCAGGATACCCTTACTACTCACTTGAAATTAAAGGCTCAGGCTCAAGCTGAAAAAGCTAAGGATAAAAAGGAATCCAGTGACAAACTTTCAGTGTGGACAATGGACCTTCAATGCGTTCTTCTGTGCCCCAAGACAAAAGCAAGTACAATGTATTACAAAACTAAATTACAGATGCACAACTTTACTTGCTTCAACATGAACAACAAAGATGGATATTGTTACGTTTGGGAAGAGCATGAAGGCTCCCTCAGCAGTGAGGTTTTTGCCCATCTGCAGTCCAAAACACTTCGAATCAATCCTAGAGGCCAACGGAAACATTGAGAAAGTCATTGTCTGGAGTGATGGCTGTGGATATCAAAATCGGTGTGGTGCCATCAGCAACACCTACCTTAATCTGGCCATGAAGCATGGTGTCACCATAGAGCAAAAGTTTCTGGTTGCTGGCCACACACAAATGGAGTGTGACTCCATGCATAGCCTCATTGAGCGGCGCATCGTCAAAATTATTCACACTCCACGTGATTACATTGTCATCTTTGAGACTGCACAAATACATCCATCCCCATACAAGGTGACCCAGCTATACCACAATGAGTTCATGAAGTTATCTGGGGCCTACGTAACCAATATTCGACCAGGTAAAAAAGTTGGTGACCCCACAGTCCATGGCCTCCGGGCTCTCCAGTACTTGGCTGATGGTCAAATCCAGTACAAGTTGGATTTTGAGTCTGAATGGGAGGACCTGCCTCAGCGAATCAACATCCCCAAAGAACCATTCCACTGGGTCCCAATCTTTCCTGCCCAACTGCCAATTACTCTCAGGAAATTCAATGACTTGCAGGCAATGAAACCAGTACTACCAAGAGTAGCCCACCAGTACTATGACAACCTCCCTCATCAATAGACAGTGTGAAAATGAGTGTGCACAACACCTGAGTGGAACTTGGTGGGAAAGAAAAACAGTGGTTAAGGTTAAACATTAAGAAACAACTTGGTTAGGGTTGACAAGTTACACATCTTGGTTATATTTAGGAGAATAAAAAAACTTTGGTTATGTTTGCACAGCACCTAAGTGGAACTTCGATTAAGGGTGGAAAAGAGGAAAACAGTGGTTAAGGTTAGACATTAATAAGAAACAACTTGGTTAGGTAAGTCAATTTACACATCTTGGTTATATTTAGGAGagtaaaacaacttttgttatgttatgtttgcaTTCTTTATGTAAGAGAAAAAATGCCTAAGTCATGGCATATTCTGCCTAAGTCACTTTTATTGGTTAGGCAATTGATGATggatctttttctttttgcatactTGTTCACACATCTTGTTGAATGTACTgttataatatcaataaaaaagaacaatgtgatttctaaaaaatttgttttttcttgtttaccaaaaacattgaaatatgacTTAGGCAATTATGCTATGAGGCTAacgaaatgtaaatgtattattattatttggttacacttttaggaccagttctcactattaactatgacttttacctcagtaaactcctaatttgccgcttattaatagttagtaaggtagttgctaAGTTAAGAGTAAGATTAAGgaatgcagaataaggcattaatatgtgctttataagtactaataaacagccaaaatggtaataatatgcatgctaattaaCACCTAGTTAATAGTGAGCATTGGTAcctaaactaactaactaaataaataatactgtatatttattctattttaagttaacattaattttattcataagTACCGAAAATATGTGGGTGTCATTCACCCTAGCCCACATTTGATTAATTATATTCAAGCTTTTATATTCAAGATATTTCACCTTTGTTTATTGAGTGTTCCGGTGTCTTTTAGTTATGTTGATTTGGAGGCTTTTCCCAGCAAATATACTGATATGtgattaatgtaattatttaagtgTCATATCATGAAATTAATTCAAGTGGAGTGCTTAACTGATTAACagtcatatttaaaaatcttCACTATGTCATTTTCCTAGTCCTACCCGAACCTGAGGCCAGTTATATCACCGTATCAGAGGACATTATTGAGGCAAACTGCTCATCCGTATCACGTCCTGCAGCAAAGATCTCCTGGAACGTGGAGGGTCATAATCAAACTCTGGGCCCTGCCGTCACATCATTTTACCAGCTAGGGGACGGCACCACAATGGTGGTCAGTTCCATTCAAATGCAGGCTGAGCTACTGGACACTAAACTTGTGAAGTGTGAAGTTCGTCACCAAGGCCTTGAGTCTGCAATCTATGTGTCTCTGAATAAATGTGAGTGAAACGTACTCAACTTGATATTTTTGTCCTGTTATGCCTTGATGGTTTTGTTTCTAGATGGTttggaatatttaattttttttagttaatatgttttttttttttgttgttgcagatAGGAACATCCATGTCATTCTCATTTCAGCCAGCTGTGTGGCCCTTGTGCTGCTCATATGTCTGTGTATCTGCCTGAAGAGGTGCTAACTTCACCTGCTGATATGGTCAGTAGCACCACAAAATGTCTGTCCACTTACATTAATTTAATGCTTAATCCCAGGGTGTGttcaatttttataataatgtattaattaaaaagtatttattaaataatgtttatataaaattttaaataaaggctGTCAGATCCATGCTTATAATAAGTTTTTAGTATACGGGTGTACACATGAAAGAATGTAAAAGTTTGTGTGCAAGAAAAAGCACAGGAAGAAGAAAGTGTTTACTTTggctaaaactgtaaatgtttGGTTTGTAAACCCTTGGCTTTTGACACTAACTGAAACAAGAAGttctaaataaatgtgaatataataaataataatacatgtagtAAATTAGCTTTTCATTTATTGTTGGGGACAGAAGTAGGTCAAGTCACCAcgttaaaaaaatatctatataagccacacaaatgtaaaatgtagatTAAATTTCCACGTATGAAATATATTGTCATATGTAGTAAGACATATTAACCTATTAGAAATTTgaacaatttcatatattaacaTATCTAGTCTGTACAAATATGTGTAATACATTTGATCTTATATCATGTACATGTAGACACATCCTAAAACCCATCAATACATGTtgatattatataagtaaatttaaaagacatttttatatattattttaacaaaaacatatataaacatacagattCCCATATGTTGTTTCAATGAAGTtgcatataatgtaaaaaatattattaatatatgtacatttaaaaattttgctatggggattttatatttgttataaacttcctcaaaaaacttacaaaaaattatatattgccttatatgtaatgtatatggCAATATCACTCTTGATATAGGTCATATGTcatattacatttccatatagaaatagtaaaatataattatgcaaatagtaaaatatacctataataatgtaatatgtaaatattttatactttttagatttttagatgtGATTTAGGTTTAGATGTGATATATTGTGTTTCACCCTATTAAAGTTAAAGACTGcacaattgtaaataaaaacCCCAGAAACCTTTTAGAGAGGAGATGATAAAAACAGCTACTGGAGACATGTATAGCcggaaatagagagagagacaccagAATGACTCACTAACCTCTCATACAATCTGTCTTCTTTATTCAAGCCTTTCTTCCTGCTTCATTCTCTTCAACTTTCCCCCCTTAGAATCTGCAGGTCACCCGAGAGGgtcaaaaaaggggaaaaaaaacatttcgtaTTTGTTTAAACCAAAGCTGCTAGATCTGCACAAGAGGCCtcagagagtgaaaaaaaaagtgcctcaGGCCACACGTACGGgaagtcaaatcattctgttcACGTTGTGTTCATTGAGGTGTCCTCTTATTGCTCTTTACTGCACTAAACACATGACTTCTAATCAGTGAAGTGGTCCTAAATTTTTTCTGCTTAGTCATAATTTATGGTTTTAATCCTGGTGCATCAGAAAGTTGtacttaaatatgttttgttgtcagaaaaaaaaaaaagaaaaaaagtatagtAGCAAAGAATATAGTGACACCATAGCCAACAGTGAAGTATGTTTTTACAGAGCCCCGTTTATGTGCTGAGCCACAAGAAGTCTAAGGTGTTACCACTTCCTGTATCTTGCAAGAAGCCCATCTTATACCATGACCGTTTAATATGTGcttcaagggggaaaaaaaagtgacaaacaGAGTCAATGTGAATTTCGATTACAACTCATTTTACTTCTATAATGGGAATTATTTATGAGTGAAACGGGAAATAAACgggaacaagaaaaaagaaaaagaaaagggacattatttaattcattaggacttgtttaaaatgtttaatgtttaatacacAGGATGGAGTAAGAGTGATGTCTACAGAGCTATTTGGCTGTTgtattttgagattttaaagatcgtaaataaaaacttttttttctttgtaataacaAGCTCAGACGAATCTTTCACAATAAGACATGTAATGTGCTTGAAGAaagaatttaaatgttaatattgacTTTTAAACTCTTTGGaccttcaaaaataaatacttcaTTCCATTTGGCCCAAAACTGTGTTGCTGTTCCTTAAATGTTGAGTAGGCTATCACATTTGTCTGAAGTTTCCAGAGGAGGATAAGCTCCCCCGTTTGAGCCTGTTTCCTCCCATGATTTTTCTCCCGCTTAATGGAAAGATATTTGATTAGCTTTTCCTTGCCACTGTAACTTTTGACATGCTGgggacattatttatttatgtttttattccagTATTGGAATCTAAAACCTTTTCTTATCTTAGTGTATTTTGCAGAGCTGTTCATATATTCTCTGAACAGTGGAAACATTGTGGCTCTGTGGTGTTTGTCAaaacactgctctgtgtgtgagCGGTAAACCTCTGGCTCAGTCGGTTTGAGTTGACTGTTTGTACTAACTTGTTTAGTTGAGAATTTACTAGTTTGTCTAAACAGAGAGAAACAAggaatatttgttaaaaatccAGATTTTCATATTGGAAGCACCATTGGTACATGGGGAAATGGTCACATTTTCTTGAACAAAAcgactgaaattattttaaattcaccaTCATGTTTTAAAAGTATGTGATATTATGATACTGGAATAATAAAGGAACATTGTTCACCATTCAACCCAGTCTTGGATCAACTCAGGATGGAGAACATTAAGTAAAACATTAGCTGTAGGAGTTGGAGGATTAGATTGAACACTTTTTGTTGTTGAAGAAGGCTTTTGCTTTGTGATTCTAGGACGTTAACacattaatttttcctttttctttcttcaggCTGACTGAAATGAAAGGATATGCTGCTATGTTCAGATGTTCTCCCTGACCAAACAACGGTGTTTCCTCTGTCTGAATCACAGACCAATCTGAGTCAATGTCTTCTAATATAACTGTGTAACagtatgaaaacaaacatttaatcagAACACTTTCAACACAAAATGCCTTATTTATTATAGACAGTATATTTTAGTAAAGCATTTTATCTTAGCTAAACTCTAGTGAATCATAATCGTTAAAGTAACTTAAATCTGAGCAGACTTATATGAAAGCTGACATTCTGTAACCACAGAGAAGTCAAtagccagaatttttttttttttttattgttagctTTACTGATGTTTTGAagtgtgtaattaaaaataacaaagttTTATCAGGGGAAACACTCTTTCAGACATGAGCAGCTGTTTGGCCTTTGGTGCCAAGTCATTGTCTTGATGTTTGGATTAAAGTGATTCAATTATTACAGACATTTTCCCTCTAGAGGGAAGTACACTCATAGATTAAAACATTTAGTCCACCTGCGTCATTCTGAAATGAGGCATTTCCATTCCCTTTAACACCTCTTTgtgatttatgtgttttatataactCTCTGAAACCTCTCAAATAATGAAGAAAACATGAACTTTGTTAATCAGACTATGTGACATTGTCGGGCATAAGATGGAAAAGATATTGTTAAAAGATAAACATGAGGCGAGTCAGCGGTATGTGTGTTTCCATCCACccactcataataataataataacaataataaaacttaCCAGATCTACAGCAAATGTCTTAACATGTTAAaagtagaaatatatttaataattcattaaatttatcAGTTACATATCTTAATACATATCTCTTTCTGAACACATTGGTTTGCCAATCTATCCCATtatatatgctgtatgtttttgtagATGGTGGGTTTTCTAAAAGCAAAAAGGGTAGTATATATTGTGTTTGTGCAGACAAAATGACTTTTCTTGATGTTTTATGAggaatttattaaagaaaaatgttattaacaATCAGTGATTTACAAATACAACACAACATTTCTGAAGCAATTTTCCACAGTTGGTCATATTACTTCTTCAAAGCAATATGAACTGCAATATATGAACTGAATTTCTTAAGTATTCTCATCACCTAATCATTTATTAGTCTAATGAGTATTTTAACAACTGaatggcaaaaataataataataataaaaatcagaagCAAATTAACATTCTATTCTACCGACGTTGCTTTGGCATATCATAAGTAcactggtacaaaaaaaaaaaaaatgttactggaGAAGTATCCTTTAtgaaggtactaatatgtatgtTTAAAGTACTAATGTGTACCTTTAAAGTATATGTACCATTTATGTggaaaaagagtaaaaatatgtacattttagctTTTGTATCTTAGGgcaccaccccagtgacagctttgtactttATTTCTGACAATGTAGTTTCTTAAACACGGTATACAACAGAAGTCAGCAGGTCTGAGTTCAGATAGAGATGGGGAGGAAGAAGCAGGTCTTTTTTGTGTGTATCCATGTACTGTGGAAGTGAAAacagagcattttaaaatgtatttttcatcatgCGATAAACAGTTCCacagatatatttaaaacttaagaTACCTGATTTTTATTTGCCTTATCTTTTCTTGTAGATTTTGTTCCTAAAATATTTCATAGGATTATCCAAGGAAacacaaaactgattttaaagcAACTGTGCTGTTTCGTTTAAAGTCAAATCACTCACCTTGGTGTCTAATGACATAAAGAAATGATACAGTCATAACTATGAAGACCAGCCCCACTCCACTGCAGATGTACACATATGGCCCGAGCCACTTAAGATCATCATCTGCACCTGAATTTAGATCACGTAATATTGAAAgaattgaataaaattatattttatagttgttGTCATTATCATAGGTTCATATCAACATATGAAGATGCATTTGTCCAAACAAAATGTTACCAGTAATGTCATGAATTGTAATGTTCATGCCCTGATGTGTGTTGCTTTGATTGCGTGACACCTCATCcttatatttatctataatataatgaagtatttaaatatttatgttcaaCTAAATGTCTGAATGCATTTTATCAGTGAATCTAAAGATAATGTCTCTTACCTGTCACAGTGACATTAATAGCATGGCTTACAGATGTGTCACCTTCTTTACATCTGTAGAGACCTGTGTCCTCCATTGAGATGTTCAGGAAAATCAGGAAAGCCATCCATTCATGTTTTTTGATGTCCTTCCACTCAGTTCTTATGTGATGTGAGTAATTTAAAGCTTTACAGTCACTTCCATTGAGTTTGCACCATGAGACTCTTGGGTTCCTGTGACATCCATCTAGAGTTATAGTACAGTTTATCTTCAACTTGGTCATAACAGGAGCTCTAAACACGCTGTTTCGTGGCACTCTGATCAACGGAACACAATTCATCTCAGTCCCTAAaagaatgaaggaaaaaaaaataagaagaccaaaaaagagagggagagagaagtgaatttttagtgaattgtctTTAGTTATCTGCATTAAAATCATccacaaaataaaactgtttaagaCAATAAGCAGAATTTTCATACTATACTGAAAAAGTAAGTTTTCTAATCTTCAGTAGAATTGAAACTGTTTTTTAAACTATTAAGAATGCTGGTGTAAACGTAATACAACATTATCGGACAAATAAAGAACAAATTTCAACTTGTTTCTGTAAATGGTGAAACGCCTCACCCTATAGTGAatggtttaaattattatttatgattattattttgttttgttttgtttttatagagGTGGTTTTAGATTTGATAGTAACCATGCACCACACCCATTATTGCAATGCAGCACATTAATGTCTGAGGCTTTACTTTGGCTTCTTCTTTTTGGACATAAAGTCAAAGGTTCTTCATCTAAATTAATAAGATGAAttagataattatttaaattattagaagCAAGTATTTACCAGCAAGTGCTAtattatgaatacatttataatatataataattccaTAAAAAAGTCTTtccctttatttatttcttcattttctaggttgtacttatttgaaaaatgtctaaaacttggtattacaagcactttctgtgactgtttgcctctttaagaagaattgctttatgtatcccccagttgtaagttgctttggataaaagtgtctgcaaaatgactaaatgtaaatgtatataaaactaCCGTATGtcagtgattttatatatatatatacgcacattttttttttactcacaaaatCCTCTTAACATTATCTAgcaaatgcattgcacacatatGTTGTGACATCGCTTTTAACAAATACACTATAATACATCCCAAACAtcacatttaagaaaatatttctgACTGACATCAATCAGTCTATAGAGCAGATCTTAATACTCACCGTTTGTGGTGCCAATGACATTGACACAAATCAATATCAGAATAGTGGCCTGGATAATCTAGAAGACAGAGTTGCTTTATGTTGAAGTTCTTTTAtcagaaaatgcatattttaaaagtaatataaatatgagAGCTGTGCATTAGTGTGTGCAAATATGTTGGAGTAAAATGGAAATGTGTTGGAACCTGTAAGTTCTCCAAAGACATCTCTTACcatctctgtttctcttttcttgtACCTTCCTAACTAGTATCTTCAAATCCTTGTATCACGGGTGCTTTTCACCTACATTGTTTCTAAGGTGAATCTGTTGCTCGGCTTTGTGTCTGCGTCTGTTTCTGAAGGTTGTTCTTCTTAGCCTTCTTCCGTCATTAACAGTGTTAAACCTCAGCTAGTGTGTTTGTTGTGGTTTCAGGTTGTTTGAACCATGTCCAGGTTGGCTGAGCTTTCATGCAAATGTTGAAGAGAAAAAGGATGAAGAAACTGTAGgtagtgttgccaacttagcaatttatttttttgctagatTTGGTAACTCCACACATATATAGCAACCAgtttagccatttttaaaatttatttgtcaACTTTTTTAAAAGTGACACAATTGATAAAAAGGCACATTTTACCCTTAAAGAGGAAACCACTGAACAGCTTGCCAGCCAAGCAGCATATCAGCCTGAAGAGAGTTGGAGAGATGTGCCTAGCAGTACACGCAATATGTGAATTATGCTGCTAGTTGCAattgttcaataataatttaagatACACTTTGTTTTTAACTTGAATTTTAATTGTTGATCAGTTTGGTACATtgtaagaaaaaacaaatgtgtagaaaaatggaaaaggtactgataattttctgccaggacaatTTCTGTTAAGTTTTCAAACATTTACTGTCACTATGCAACAAAATgcaaagtataattaaaaacagaGTAAAACACCTTTgaaaatcaatatggaaaattcTTTCATATTGATACAGTAAATGTGCCCTATattcagaggtggaaagagtatgaaaatattctactcaagtaaaagtaccattacattaatgaaattttacttaagtacaagtaaaagtaccaggctaaaaatatactcaagtaaaagtaaaaaagtagcttgtttaaaatgtactcagagtaaaaattacttttaacagtgggagggaggcaaaaatgggataggccaagggtgtcaaattcagttcctggagggccacagccccgCACAGTTTAGAGATTTAGTTTAGATAACCCtatttaaacacatctgatccaactaatctaatcatttaggcttatttggaAACTAGATGGTATGTAtgttggagcagggctggaactaaactctgcaggggaactgagtttgacacccctgggataggccaataaatctcaaactagttgtttttaattaaaggaatcagttatttagaataataagacatttgggcttttaccaggcaaattaaatcagtatcatcAAAATTAATCTTTTCAATGCAAAGGAAAtacagaagcttcatcggaagtggcatttcaatgtatttacacagtttaatgcaggacatgaatgcatttaacctgcagttccaaaagcagaaataatgtttatatataaaaaataaaaaaatgaataacatctcatttgaaattataaaacgaTGGGAAAACAGCGGGCCTGGGCGCATGGTTTAAACGGGTTGTACCTattaatgggtgttttttgggcataaAGTGCAATAAACCAGTCTCATGTACGCGTGTTGTAGACCCGCCTATACTAATGTGCTCTTTTAAtaacaatcaaaaaatattggaCCAGGTTTGAGCTGGTCTATGACGCAGTCTATTTTCATCTCCTCAAAATAGCAACTTGCCAACAATGCGCCTAAACACaactcttttttagaccagcacacccatgggCGCATGAATGGGTGCAAATACATTTGATATTTAAACAACGCGGCGCAGGACGGGGAAATGAGAATttcgtcgggctgaaactagcaaaaacacttacGCGGCATTGTGCCAGATGTACGATAGGGCcctaaatgtgaaattaaaaccaccagtaggtgtcagcaagtcactgttaataagtgagtcactgtgattgaactgaatcatttaaaacggttgattcattcaggaacgaaacattgtcatgttgctcagagatgcaaaattgtgctatggtggctgtgtttggaattatttttgttgtcgaaataggCAATATGGTATCTAAAACGCAAGTCCCttttttaacttcttgtttattgaactgctgtaaaaaaaaataaaaaataggatatatgtaatcatgctgattgTTGGAGGAGGAAAAAAACTACACTCGTCGTGTGAtactgatttactatatgaaattatataaataaagccTATACATTTCTGACCCTATATTTCAATTTTGTGaccattctaaatgcattttaatagactggatcacgcagtgaaagaacacactctaaatgtacaaaatgtcaaatatttaaaaactggtttgattgacagcagtggttcTAGATGCAAAGTTGTTCAGAAAGAGGAGATCTAACATATGAATATTGTCTGTATGTGGGAAAAATTTGTGATATACAAGGCGTAAAACATAGGGgctgatttctttcaaatttctcacagacctctAGGGTCATGAGTCAAACAGGCCCATCGAGAtattataagctgctagtttggtctcccttggcaggtttcgttttcagctgggtctgcacTGCACTATAACGCCTGtcttgtccgtctgcatctttcttgtgtcTAGCACTAGTTTGTTCTTCTgcacgtttttttatttattttttctcagtaattaatttgttttaaaatgtagagaagtacaatacttcaaactaaatatacttaagtaaaagtaaaatgacatattttaaaaatgactttaaagagtagaagtacacaaaaaagctactcaattacagtaacgcgagtaaatgtaggctaattcgttactttccacttACTTCACAGAAGCTTCATCTAGTTTAATTCAGATCGgcctccgttaaccttgtctaaCAGGTGCTCAAAGTTGATTGGCTGATGGTGGCCATGTTTTTCAAGATACACCAATCCCCTCATAGATATTGGTGGCACCACACTGCATGCTAAAGTCAGTCAGACTAATGGGTGAGTAATTacatccattttcattttttttctgttatagcgccaccaagtggTCAAACTTCCCAATTTTGTAATTTGACTAAATATTGAGCTCATTTATATGGGTTCCAAGTTTGGTCAAAATATCTCATTCCATTCAAGAGTTATAGCCTTTTTAGTTAAAGTTGCCCCACTCACTTTTAAACTTTCCGATTGACAATGGAATTTCAACTGGGTTTTGATAACTTTTGCTAATCAGACTACAGAGAACTTTTTTGCTCTGGTTTGGTTCTGATTGGtcaaaaaacctaggactagttcacaaaatt
Proteins encoded:
- the LOC109072263 gene encoding B- and T-lymphocyte attenuator-like isoform X2, whose translation is MIIQATILILICVNVIGTTNGTEMNCVPLIRVPRNSVFRAPVMTKLKINCTITLDGCHRNPRVSWCKLNGSDCKALNYSHHIRTEWKDIKKHEWMAFLIFLNISMEDTGLYRCKEGDTSVSHAINVTVTGADDDLKWLGPYVYICSGVGLVFIVMTVSFLYVIRHQGTKSTRKDKANKNQYMDTHKKDLLLPPHLYLNSDLLTSVVYRV
- the LOC109072263 gene encoding B- and T-lymphocyte attenuator-like isoform X1 is translated as MIIQATILILICVNVIGTTNGTEMNCVPLIRVPRNSVFRAPVMTKLKINCTITLDGCHRNPRVSWCKLNGSDCKALNYSHHIRTEWKDIKKHEWMAFLIFLNISMEDTGLYRCKEGDTSVSHAINVTVTDKYKDEVSRNQSNTHQGMNITIHDITGADDDLKWLGPYVYICSGVGLVFIVMTVSFLYVIRHQGTKSTRKDKANKNQYMDTHKKDLLLPPHLYLNSDLLTSVVYRV